The Manduca sexta isolate Smith_Timp_Sample1 unplaced genomic scaffold, JHU_Msex_v1.0 HiC_scaffold_3441, whole genome shotgun sequence genome segment TTAACGAAAGATGGTGATCCCTCGTCAGTCAACGCAATTAGATCACTCACTTACCACGAGGTGTAGTGGAGGCACTTGGCCGTGCGCGCATAAAAAAAGATCGGCATTTTCAAAACTCGTTATATACAGCCCgaatacaaatacatatatgGTATGACGACTCTCTCATCCTCAGTAGCACAAGTGCCATAATACCTACATTTCATAATAGTAGGTAGGTAGTAGGCCCGCTCCCTAACTCATAGGAGCTTTTTGCCATAACAGCACGATTCTAAACTCGTAAGTCGATATCGGGcggaaaaatacaataatatattttaaacatcaaaaaAGGAGCTTctcattttgaatttggaattttttgtaaacaaataacaaaagtatgtacgtaacttaaatattataattattcaaaaaatatttaagcactACATGCATTTTTGCTTTTGGCGTCTCcaacattaacaataaaacagTTCAAGGAAATATCAGCGCTGCTTTATTGCCAGCATATACTTACTGAgttattttataccaaaaatagtattaaatattttttgttagttttttgttttattcaaaataaatttctaattttctttcaattcgatgttttttttttggttaattCAGAACTAAGTCAATTAGTAACCGATTTGAAAATGAATTTGTGATCAGACGGCGCGTAGTGAACGCAGTGGAGCAGTTCCAGTGGGGCGGGTGCGGGTCAGGCGCGTTTGGTGCGCGCGTGGCGCGGCGGTTCCTCGACGCGCGGGAGCTCGAGCGGGATGCGCGCGCGCTCATGAACCTGCACAACAACCGCGTCGGCCGGAAGGTGAGCGAGGTACTACGCACTGCACCTGCACTTgtatatacacatttttttataaaaaggtgTAGATTGTATATCTGCGAGTGGCACGCAAAATTGAAGATAATTAGCGTAATCAGTTATAGTATTGAGTATCgaaaaatgttaaattgtaaaatgtaggtacatagtGTAATTTTGACTCTTTGAacgaccaacatctcagtccaACCCTTAAgtatgaaggctgcaatcttTTATcgtcgggacaaaattataatacaaaaatccgcgataaaatagttgtatttcgaagtctaacatttgcgtaagaataagaaatcattagtattGAGTATCTTTTGAAGTATGTTGCCTAAATATTGTTCGATAAAATGTCCTGTATGATACAGTACGTATTATACTGAGGCGTACTATTTCCACGTGTCATATTGTTGTTTGCTATAATATTAGGCAAATGTGCGGTAACGCGTCCTTTAAACCCAATGCCATATCTACACCTTTTACTGAAATATCATTGCTTTAATAGCCTGTACAGGAAAATAAGAAACCTCACCgtgttatgaaattaattatttgtattgacaACATTAACTTCAAAATGCAAAAAAGCCACGGCCCCAAAGCaggctttttattttcctgtatAATACATGTATAGATAGACAAATCACCCGGTTTAAGCGAGGTTCAGATTAGCTAAAAGACTTGAAGAAATCGACTTGCGCAAGCAAGTATTACTATGTAAACAATCACGGCAAGCttactttaacaaaaaattgaTGCAAGACATGTGGCAAGTTGTAACATAACTACAGAAATTTTGCCGCTAACTCGCTAGTTTAAATATCTGTGCATTATATTGCTGCAAGGTCTTCCTAATCTAAACTTATCATTAGACGCAGAGCTTGGGTAAAAAGCCGATATAAACACCAATGAAGAAGTATATACTGGGTACAGAATATACTCAAGGAGGGAGTATAAAGGATGTTCCTCGGTTTTTACTCAAAGATTTGAAACCGACAAATGACCCATCTATACATCTATATTACCAATCGTCTTGGCCAGCTTATACAAGGGAGGTGGGAATGATTTTAGATTCAGAGTGAAAACGTGCATGATAACTTTAAGGTCAAAAAAATTGGACATAAACACGTAAATTAAGAGATcaaaaattagttttgagataacaaaacgtaaaattatgagtattttttaaatcactgTCTTTAAATACCTATCAGCAcggtaaaataaatcaaacgaTTTTAATATTGGAGTAAAAACAGGCAGTCTACATTAGTTGTTACATCAAGACAGACCAGATCATATCTACAACGTTCTCTCTATTA includes the following:
- the LOC119192956 gene encoding protein Wnt-2-like; its protein translation is MPMATREAAFTYAITSAGVTHALSMACARGELPACGCTANRRRVVNAVEQFQWGGCGSGAFGARVARRFLDARELERDARALMNLHNNRVGRKVSEVLRTAPALVYTHFFIKRCRLYICEWHAKLKIISVISYSIEYRKMLNCKM